A genomic region of Pseudomonas frederiksbergensis contains the following coding sequences:
- the tmk gene encoding dTMP kinase → MTGLFITLEGPEGAGKSTNREYLAERLRAKGIEVVLTREPGGTPLAERIRDVLLAPVDEVMNADTELLLVFAARAQHLAAVIRPALARGAVVLCDRFTDSTYAYQGGGRGLSLERIATLETFVQGDLRPDLTLVFDLPIEIGMARASARGRLDRFELEGRVFFEAVRGAFLKRAEADPARYLLVDASQPLAQVQQSLDALLPRLLELARG, encoded by the coding sequence GTGACTGGTTTGTTTATTACCCTGGAAGGCCCGGAAGGCGCGGGCAAAAGCACCAATCGCGAATACCTGGCCGAGCGTTTGCGGGCCAAGGGTATCGAAGTCGTGTTGACTCGAGAGCCGGGTGGTACGCCGCTGGCCGAGCGAATCCGCGACGTGCTGCTGGCCCCGGTCGACGAAGTCATGAACGCGGATACCGAGCTGTTGCTGGTGTTCGCGGCGCGAGCGCAGCATTTGGCCGCGGTCATTCGCCCGGCGCTGGCGAGGGGGGCGGTGGTGTTGTGCGACCGCTTTACCGATTCGACTTATGCCTATCAGGGTGGTGGTCGCGGATTGTCGCTTGAGCGTATCGCGACCCTGGAAACTTTCGTTCAGGGCGATCTGCGCCCGGACCTGACGCTGGTGTTCGACTTGCCGATTGAAATCGGCATGGCGCGTGCCAGCGCTCGCGGTCGACTGGACCGTTTCGAGCTTGAGGGGCGAGTGTTTTTCGAGGCGGTGCGCGGTGCGTTCTTGAAGCGCGCTGAGGCTGATCCGGCGCGTTACCTGTTGGTGGACGCCTCGCAGCCGTTGGCACAGGTTCAGCAGTCGCTGGATGCCTTGCTGCCGCGTTTGCTGGAGCTGGCCCGTGGCTGA
- the mltG gene encoding endolytic transglycosylase MltG — protein sequence MRRKLLVLLETGLVLAGLLLGASAWKINSALEQPLNITQEELLDVLSGSTPSGTFNRLEADGVLQDTFWLRLYWRFNLAAQPLHSGEYRMLPGMSAQGLIGLWQRGEVVQYSLTLVEGWNFRQVRAALAKNDKLEQTLAGLSDSDVMNKLGHAGVFPEGRFFPDTYRFVRGMTDADLLEKAYERLDDVLAKEWSKRSPDAPYTEPYQALIMASLVEKETGVPQERGQIAGVFVRRMQIGMLLQTDPTVIYGLGERYNGKLTRAHLKEPTPYNTYMIAGLPPTPIAMVGREAIHAALNPVSGSSLYFVARGDGSHVFSDDLDAHNSAVREFQIKRRADYRSSPAPANGAATPDTQAPIAPASPDTAPEARPQLLPSQPAPAPAPSADEPQSSQ from the coding sequence GTGAGACGTAAACTCTTGGTGCTGCTGGAAACCGGACTGGTTCTGGCAGGGCTACTGCTGGGCGCTTCGGCCTGGAAGATCAACTCGGCGCTGGAGCAGCCACTCAACATTACTCAGGAAGAGTTACTGGATGTGCTGAGCGGCTCGACACCGTCCGGGACCTTCAATCGCCTCGAAGCCGACGGCGTGCTTCAGGACACCTTTTGGCTGCGGCTGTATTGGCGCTTCAATCTTGCCGCGCAGCCGCTGCACAGCGGTGAATACCGCATGCTGCCGGGCATGAGCGCGCAGGGGTTGATTGGTCTTTGGCAGCGCGGCGAAGTGGTTCAGTACAGTCTAACCCTGGTCGAGGGCTGGAACTTCCGTCAGGTCCGTGCGGCGCTGGCAAAAAATGACAAGCTCGAACAAACCCTTGCGGGGCTGAGCGACAGCGACGTGATGAACAAGCTCGGTCACGCCGGAGTGTTTCCGGAAGGCCGGTTTTTTCCGGATACCTATCGTTTTGTGCGTGGCATGACCGATGCCGATCTGCTGGAAAAAGCCTACGAGCGCCTCGACGACGTCCTTGCGAAAGAGTGGAGTAAGCGTTCTCCTGACGCGCCCTACACCGAACCCTATCAGGCGCTGATCATGGCCTCGCTGGTGGAGAAGGAAACCGGTGTGCCGCAAGAGCGAGGGCAGATTGCCGGGGTGTTCGTGCGGCGCATGCAGATCGGTATGTTGCTGCAAACCGATCCGACCGTGATTTATGGCCTGGGCGAGCGCTACAACGGCAAGTTGACCCGCGCCCATCTGAAAGAACCGACGCCCTACAACACCTATATGATCGCCGGACTGCCGCCGACGCCGATTGCCATGGTCGGCCGTGAAGCGATTCATGCGGCGCTGAATCCGGTGTCCGGCAGCAGTTTGTATTTCGTGGCGCGCGGTGACGGCAGTCACGTGTTCTCCGACGATCTGGATGCCCACAACAGTGCTGTGCGCGAGTTTCAGATCAAACGACGCGCCGATTACCGTTCCAGCCCGGCGCCGGCCAATGGCGCTGCGACGCCTGATACGCAGGCACCGATTGCTCCTGCGTCGCCCGACACCGCTCCAGAGGCGAGGCCGCAACTGCTGCCATCGCAACCGGCTCCAGCTCCGGCACCGAGTGCCGATGAGCCGCAAAGCTCGCAATGA
- the pabC gene encoding aminodeoxychorismate lyase — protein sequence MESWVDGQPADALSLKDRGLAYGDGLFETIGVKGGQPLLLDRHLSRLADGCSRLAINADHALIRSELLTYAAALGEGVLKLMLTRGDSQRGYAADLSVSPRRILQGNPPAAYPAVHAQQGIRLFPCTTRLSEQPLLAGLKHLNRLEQVIARSEWKDTGHAEGLMLDLQGRVIEGVFSNLFLVCDGVLLTADLRRCGVAGVMRAELLSQAERLGIATQITDISLDQLQRADEVFVCNSVYGIWPVCAYAALSWPVGSLTRKLQGIARALLDA from the coding sequence ATGGAAAGCTGGGTCGACGGTCAGCCGGCTGACGCACTGTCGCTAAAAGACCGCGGCCTGGCGTATGGCGATGGTCTGTTCGAGACCATCGGCGTCAAGGGCGGGCAGCCACTGCTGCTGGATCGACATTTGAGTCGCCTGGCCGATGGTTGCTCGCGTTTGGCGATTAACGCGGATCACGCATTGATTCGCAGTGAGCTACTGACGTACGCCGCCGCCCTTGGCGAAGGTGTGCTCAAGCTGATGTTGACCCGTGGCGACAGCCAGCGTGGTTACGCGGCCGATCTTTCGGTGTCGCCGCGACGTATTCTGCAAGGCAATCCTCCCGCTGCTTATCCTGCTGTGCACGCGCAGCAAGGTATTCGGCTGTTTCCCTGCACCACCCGACTTTCCGAGCAGCCGCTACTGGCCGGCCTCAAGCACCTGAATCGTCTCGAGCAAGTCATTGCCCGTTCCGAATGGAAGGATACCGGGCACGCCGAAGGTTTGATGCTGGATCTTCAGGGGCGAGTGATCGAAGGTGTTTTCAGTAACCTGTTCCTGGTGTGTGATGGCGTGTTGTTGACGGCTGATCTGAGACGTTGCGGCGTCGCCGGAGTGATGCGCGCCGAACTCTTGTCCCAGGCCGAGAGGCTGGGGATTGCCACACAGATCACTGACATCAGCCTTGATCAGTTGCAACGGGCTGATGAAGTTTTCGTCTGCAACAGCGTGTACGGCATCTGGCCGGTATGCGCTTATGCTGCACTGAGCTGGCCGGTTGGGTCGCTCACCCGTAAACTGCAAGGCATTGCCCGCGCGCTACTGGATGCTTGA
- the fabF gene encoding beta-ketoacyl-ACP synthase II: MSRRRVVVTGMGMLSPLGTDVPSSWQGILAGRSGIGLIEHTDLSAYSTRFGGSVKGFNVEEYLSVKEARKLDLFIQYGLAAGFQAVRNAGLEVTDANRERIGVAMGSGIGGLTNIEETSRTLHDSGPRRISPFFVPGSIINMISGFLSIHLGAQGPNYAIATACTTGTHCIGMAARNIAYGEADVMIAGGAEMAACGLGMGGFGAARALSTRNDEPTRASRPWDKGRDGFVLSDGAGALVLEELEHAKARGATIYAELIGFGTSGDAYHMTSPPADGAGAARCITNALRDAKINGDQVQYINAHGTSTSAGDLAEACAIKSVFGDHAYKLAVSSTKSMTGHLLGAAGAVEAIFSVLAINGQVAPPTINLDEPDEGCDLDFVPHTARDMNIDVVLSNSFGFGGTNGSLVFRRFAD; this comes from the coding sequence GTGTCGCGTAGACGCGTCGTAGTCACCGGTATGGGTATGTTGTCGCCACTGGGCACGGATGTGCCGAGCAGCTGGCAGGGCATTCTGGCTGGCCGCAGTGGCATTGGTCTGATCGAACACACCGACCTTTCTGCCTATTCCACCCGTTTTGGCGGCTCGGTAAAGGGCTTCAATGTCGAGGAATACCTGTCGGTCAAGGAAGCTCGCAAACTCGACCTGTTCATTCAATACGGTCTGGCAGCAGGGTTTCAGGCAGTGCGTAACGCTGGCCTGGAAGTCACCGACGCCAATCGTGAACGCATCGGCGTGGCCATGGGCTCGGGTATTGGCGGTCTGACCAATATCGAAGAAACCAGCCGCACGCTGCATGATTCGGGGCCACGGAGGATTTCTCCGTTTTTCGTGCCGGGCTCGATCATCAATATGATTTCCGGTTTCCTGTCCATCCATTTGGGTGCGCAGGGGCCTAACTATGCCATCGCCACCGCGTGTACCACCGGTACGCACTGCATCGGTATGGCGGCGCGCAACATTGCCTACGGCGAAGCCGACGTGATGATTGCCGGTGGTGCCGAGATGGCCGCTTGCGGTCTTGGTATGGGTGGCTTTGGCGCTGCTCGTGCGTTGTCGACCCGCAATGACGAGCCGACCCGCGCCAGCCGTCCGTGGGACAAGGGCCGTGATGGCTTCGTGCTGTCCGACGGTGCCGGTGCGTTGGTGCTGGAAGAGCTGGAGCACGCCAAGGCGCGTGGTGCGACCATTTACGCCGAGCTGATTGGCTTTGGTACCAGTGGCGATGCCTACCACATGACTTCGCCTCCCGCCGATGGCGCCGGTGCCGCACGTTGCATCACCAATGCCTTGCGCGACGCCAAGATCAATGGCGATCAGGTTCAGTACATCAATGCCCACGGCACATCCACCTCGGCCGGTGACCTCGCCGAAGCCTGTGCGATCAAGTCGGTGTTCGGTGATCACGCCTACAAACTGGCGGTCAGTTCGACCAAGTCCATGACCGGTCACCTGTTGGGTGCAGCTGGCGCCGTCGAGGCGATCTTCAGTGTGCTGGCAATCAACGGCCAGGTGGCGCCACCGACCATCAACCTCGATGAGCCGGATGAAGGTTGCGACCTCGACTTCGTGCCGCACACTGCGCGCGACATGAACATCGATGTGGTGCTGTCCAACTCGTTCGGTTTTGGCGGTACCAATGGCTCGCTGGTGTTCCGCCGGTTCGCCGATTGA
- the acpP gene encoding acyl carrier protein, protein MSTIEERVKKIVAEQLGVKEEEVVNTASFVEDLGADSLDTVELVMALEEEFETEIPDEEAEKITTVQAAIDYVTNHQA, encoded by the coding sequence ATGAGCACCATCGAAGAGCGCGTCAAGAAAATCGTTGCTGAGCAACTGGGCGTTAAAGAAGAAGAAGTCGTGAACACTGCTTCCTTCGTTGAAGACCTGGGTGCCGACTCCCTTGACACCGTTGAGCTGGTGATGGCTCTGGAAGAGGAATTCGAGACCGAAATTCCTGACGAAGAAGCTGAGAAGATCACTACTGTACAAGCTGCCATCGACTACGTTACTAACCATCAAGCGTAA
- the fabG gene encoding 3-oxoacyl-ACP reductase FabG, translating into MSLQGKVALVTGASRGIGQAIALELGRQGAIVVGTATSASGAERIAATLKENGIQGTGLELNVTSDESVAAVLASIQEQFGAPAILVNNAGITRDNLMMRMKDDEWHDVVDTNLNSLFRLSKGVLRGMTKARWGRIISIGSVVGAMGNAGQVNYAAAKAGLEGFSRALAREVGSRSITVNSVAPGFIDTDMTRELPEAQREALQTQIPLGRLGQAQEIASVVAFLASDGAAYVTGATIPVNGGMYMS; encoded by the coding sequence ATGAGTCTGCAAGGTAAAGTTGCACTGGTTACCGGCGCGAGCCGTGGTATTGGCCAGGCTATCGCACTGGAACTGGGTCGTCAGGGCGCTATCGTGGTGGGTACCGCGACTTCCGCTTCGGGCGCTGAGCGCATCGCGGCAACCCTGAAAGAAAACGGCATTCAAGGCACTGGCCTTGAGCTCAATGTCACCAGCGACGAGTCCGTAGCGGCCGTGTTGGCAAGCATTCAGGAGCAGTTCGGTGCGCCGGCGATTCTGGTAAATAACGCCGGTATCACCCGCGATAACCTGATGATGCGCATGAAAGATGACGAGTGGCATGACGTCGTCGACACCAATCTGAACAGTCTGTTTCGCCTGTCCAAGGGTGTTTTGCGTGGCATGACCAAGGCGCGTTGGGGTCGAATTATCAGTATTGGTTCGGTTGTGGGTGCCATGGGCAACGCAGGCCAAGTAAACTATGCAGCCGCCAAGGCAGGTCTGGAAGGTTTCAGCCGGGCTCTGGCGCGTGAAGTGGGTTCGCGCTCGATTACGGTCAACTCGGTGGCCCCAGGGTTCATCGATACCGATATGACCCGCGAACTGCCGGAGGCGCAGCGTGAAGCCTTGCAGACGCAAATTCCGCTGGGCCGTCTGGGGCAAGCTCAAGAGATCGCGTCCGTGGTCGCTTTTCTTGCGTCGGACGGTGCGGCTTACGTGACTGGGGCTACAATCCCGGTGAACGGCGGGATGTACATGAGTTAA
- the fabD gene encoding ACP S-malonyltransferase, producing the protein MSASLAFVFPGQGSQSLGMLAELGAQHPLILETFKEASDALGYDLWALTQQGPEEQLNQTDKTQPAILTASIALWRLWLAEGGARPAYVAGHSLGEYSALVAAGSLSLGDAVKLVERRGQLMQEAVPAGQGGMAAILGLDDADVLAACAEAAQGDVVSAVNFNSPGQVVIAGAKAAVERAIEGCKSRGAKRAMPLPVSVPSHCELMRPAAERFAESIAAINWQAPQIPLVQNVSADVAPDLETLTRDLLEQLYKPVRWVESVQALAAKGATQLVECGPGKVLAGLNKRCAEGVSTSNLNTPDAFAAARAALA; encoded by the coding sequence ATGTCTGCTTCCCTCGCATTCGTCTTTCCAGGACAGGGTTCGCAGTCCCTCGGCATGCTGGCCGAGTTGGGCGCACAACATCCGTTGATCCTCGAAACGTTCAAAGAAGCTTCCGATGCTCTGGGTTACGACCTGTGGGCACTGACCCAGCAAGGGCCGGAAGAGCAACTCAATCAAACCGACAAAACCCAACCGGCGATTCTCACCGCTTCGATTGCCCTGTGGCGTCTGTGGCTGGCTGAGGGCGGTGCGCGTCCGGCTTACGTTGCCGGTCATAGCCTGGGTGAGTACAGCGCGTTGGTCGCGGCCGGCAGCCTGAGTCTGGGCGACGCTGTGAAGCTGGTAGAGCGTCGCGGTCAGCTGATGCAAGAAGCGGTGCCGGCCGGGCAGGGCGGTATGGCCGCCATTCTCGGGCTGGACGACGCTGATGTGCTGGCTGCTTGTGCCGAAGCGGCGCAAGGGGATGTGGTCAGTGCGGTCAACTTCAACTCGCCGGGCCAGGTGGTGATCGCGGGTGCCAAGGCCGCTGTCGAGCGCGCCATCGAAGGTTGCAAGTCGCGTGGTGCCAAGCGCGCCATGCCGCTGCCGGTCAGCGTGCCGTCGCACTGCGAGCTGATGCGCCCGGCTGCCGAGCGTTTCGCCGAGTCGATTGCTGCGATCAACTGGCAGGCTCCGCAAATCCCGCTGGTACAGAACGTCAGTGCTGATGTGGCGCCGGATCTGGAAACCCTCACGCGCGATCTGCTCGAGCAGCTCTACAAGCCGGTTCGCTGGGTTGAGTCGGTCCAGGCGCTGGCCGCCAAAGGCGCTACTCAACTGGTTGAATGCGGTCCGGGCAAAGTCCTGGCTGGCCTGAACAAGCGCTGCGCCGAAGGCGTGTCGACCTCTAACCTGAACACCCCGGATGCTTTCGCTGCTGCTCGTGCAGCGTTGGCCTGA
- the plsX gene encoding phosphate acyltransferase PlsX: protein MSAQVIAIDAMGGDFGPRSIVQASLACLSATPSLHLTLVGQPSLLEELIASQSAVDRARLTIAPASDVIGMDEKPSQALRGKPDSSMRVALELLRDGKVQACVSAGNTGALMALSRYVLKTLPGIDRPAMVAAIPTQRGFCQLLDLGANVDCSAEHLFQFAVMGSVAAEALGIARPKVALLNIGTEDIKGNQQVKLAATLLQNARGLNYIGFVEGDGLYRGEADVVVCDGFVGNILLKSSEGLATMIAGRIEALFKRNLASRMVGALALPLMRRLQADLAPARHNGASFLGLQGIVVKSHGSAGVQGFQSAIQRALIEIQENLPQRLHGRLEDLLL from the coding sequence TTGTCCGCTCAAGTCATCGCGATTGACGCAATGGGCGGGGACTTCGGTCCCCGCAGCATTGTTCAGGCCAGCCTTGCTTGCCTGTCTGCTACGCCCTCGCTGCACCTGACCCTCGTCGGTCAACCCTCCCTTTTAGAAGAATTGATTGCCAGCCAGTCGGCTGTGGATCGCGCGCGCCTGACCATTGCGCCGGCCAGCGACGTCATTGGCATGGACGAAAAACCTTCCCAGGCCTTGCGTGGCAAACCGGACTCCTCGATGCGGGTTGCGCTTGAGCTGTTGCGCGATGGCAAGGTTCAGGCGTGTGTCAGTGCTGGCAATACCGGCGCACTGATGGCGTTGTCGCGTTATGTGCTCAAGACCTTGCCGGGTATCGATCGGCCGGCCATGGTGGCGGCGATCCCGACACAGCGCGGTTTTTGCCAGTTGCTCGATCTGGGGGCGAATGTCGATTGCAGTGCCGAGCACCTGTTCCAGTTCGCGGTGATGGGGTCGGTGGCGGCAGAAGCCTTGGGTATTGCTCGTCCGAAGGTCGCGTTGCTGAACATCGGCACGGAAGATATCAAGGGCAATCAACAGGTCAAGCTGGCGGCCACGCTCCTTCAAAACGCTCGCGGTCTGAATTACATCGGCTTCGTCGAGGGGGATGGCTTGTACCGTGGCGAGGCTGATGTGGTGGTCTGCGACGGTTTTGTCGGCAATATCCTGCTTAAATCCAGCGAAGGATTGGCGACCATGATTGCCGGGCGGATCGAGGCGTTGTTCAAGCGGAACCTGGCATCGAGAATGGTCGGGGCTTTGGCGTTGCCGCTGATGAGGCGCTTGCAGGCCGATCTGGCGCCTGCGCGACATAATGGCGCAAGCTTCCTCGGTTTGCAGGGGATCGTCGTTAAAAGTCACGGTTCGGCCGGTGTGCAGGGTTTTCAGAGTGCCATTCAGCGCGCCTTGATCGAGATTCAGGAGAACCTGCCGCAGCGGCTTCACGGTCGCCTCGAGGATTTGTTGCTTTAG
- the rpmF gene encoding 50S ribosomal protein L32, translating to MAVQQNKKSRSARDMRRSHDALEASTLSVEKTTGEVHLRHHVSPEGVYRGRKVIDKGADE from the coding sequence ATGGCTGTTCAGCAGAACAAAAAATCCCGCTCCGCCCGTGACATGCGTCGTTCGCACGATGCTCTCGAGGCAAGCACCCTGTCCGTAGAAAAGACCACTGGTGAAGTTCACCTGCGTCACCACGTATCGCCAGAAGGCGTATACCGTGGCCGTAAAGTGATCGACAAGGGCGCTGACGAGTAA
- a CDS encoding YceD family protein: protein MLNDPIPPHVDPRKLADRGTTLQGEMLLADLERLCDPLSDTVGTVQAKFVFERDERKSVVIHSFIDTEVKMVCQRCLELVTLPIHSECSYAVVKEGANTQSLPKGYDVLELGEDPLDLQSLIEEELLLALPIVPAHHPEECQQPAGLDEPEPSEDEVTRSNPFSVLAQLKRDPNV from the coding sequence ATGTTGAATGACCCGATTCCACCTCACGTTGACCCGCGCAAATTGGCTGATCGTGGCACCACCCTTCAAGGTGAAATGCTGCTAGCCGATTTGGAGAGACTCTGCGACCCGCTTTCCGACACTGTCGGTACGGTGCAGGCTAAATTCGTTTTTGAGCGAGATGAACGTAAATCTGTGGTGATCCACAGTTTTATCGACACCGAAGTCAAAATGGTTTGCCAGCGTTGTCTTGAGCTGGTCACCCTGCCGATTCACAGCGAATGCAGTTATGCTGTGGTGAAGGAGGGTGCGAATACCCAGTCGTTGCCGAAAGGTTATGACGTGCTGGAACTGGGCGAAGATCCTTTGGATCTGCAGTCACTGATCGAGGAGGAGCTTTTGCTCGCCTTGCCCATTGTGCCTGCTCATCATCCGGAAGAATGCCAGCAGCCGGCGGGTCTCGATGAGCCCGAACCGAGCGAGGACGAGGTAACGCGGTCCAACCCGTTCAGTGTATTGGCGCAGTTAAAGCGTGACCCAAACGTTTAG
- a CDS encoding Maf family protein produces MLPLLLASSSVYRRELLTRLQLPFTCSSPDIDESHQPGESAIELVKRLAHEKAQALASSHTAHLIIGSDQVAVLDGRVIGKPHTFEKAREQLLAASGASVTFLTGLAVLNSQTGHCQLDCIPFTVHMRTLDQASIERYLHAEQPYDCAGSFKAEGLGVSLFQRTEGPDATSLVGLPLIRLVDMLLAEGVQIP; encoded by the coding sequence ATGCTGCCTTTATTACTTGCTTCAAGCTCGGTCTATCGCCGCGAATTACTGACCCGCTTGCAACTGCCATTTACCTGCAGCTCACCGGATATCGACGAAAGCCACCAGCCGGGAGAGTCGGCCATCGAACTGGTAAAACGCCTGGCCCATGAAAAAGCCCAGGCTCTGGCCAGCAGCCATACTGCCCATTTGATTATTGGCTCGGATCAGGTCGCCGTGCTCGACGGGCGCGTTATTGGCAAACCCCACACTTTCGAGAAGGCTCGCGAGCAATTATTGGCCGCCAGTGGCGCCAGCGTGACCTTCCTGACCGGCCTGGCAGTGCTCAACAGCCAGACTGGCCACTGCCAGCTCGACTGCATCCCCTTCACCGTACACATGCGCACACTGGATCAGGCGAGCATTGAACGCTATCTGCACGCCGAACAGCCCTACGACTGCGCTGGCAGCTTCAAGGCCGAAGGATTGGGCGTGAGCCTGTTTCAACGCACCGAAGGCCCGGACGCCACCAGCCTGGTCGGCCTGCCGCTGATTCGCCTGGTGGATATGCTGCTGGCAGAAGGCGTGCAGATCCCCTGA
- a CDS encoding S49 family peptidase, with amino-acid sequence MTDEWKAPAKASAEGGDDKSWKLLEKTLLAGVQEQRRSRRWGIFFKLLTFVYLFIALILFTPLMDIEKSATRGSGYTALIEVTGMIADKESASADNIVGGLRAAFEDPKVKGIVLRINSPGGSPVQSGYVYDEIGRLRALHPGIKVYAVISDLGASGAYYIASAADQIYADKASLVGSIGVTAAGYGFVGTMEKLGVERRTYTSGEHKSFLDPFQPQKPEETRFWQGVLDTTHQQFIASVKKGRGDRLKDKEHPELFSGLVWSGEQALPLGLIDGLGSASSVARDVIGEKELVDFTIQESTFDRFSKRLGASVAEQLAMWMGFQGPALR; translated from the coding sequence ATGACCGACGAATGGAAAGCGCCAGCCAAGGCCAGTGCTGAAGGCGGCGACGACAAGAGCTGGAAGCTGCTTGAGAAAACCCTGCTGGCTGGTGTGCAGGAGCAGCGTCGTTCGCGGCGTTGGGGGATATTCTTCAAGCTGCTGACCTTTGTTTACCTGTTTATCGCGCTGATTCTCTTTACGCCGCTGATGGATATTGAAAAAAGCGCGACTCGCGGGTCGGGCTACACCGCGTTGATCGAAGTCACCGGGATGATTGCCGACAAGGAGTCGGCCAGTGCTGACAACATTGTCGGCGGTTTGCGCGCGGCGTTCGAAGATCCGAAGGTCAAGGGCATCGTGCTGCGAATCAACAGTCCGGGCGGCAGTCCGGTGCAATCGGGTTATGTCTACGATGAGATTGGCCGTCTGCGTGCCCTGCATCCGGGTATCAAGGTTTATGCGGTGATTTCCGATCTCGGTGCTTCGGGGGCTTACTACATCGCGAGTGCGGCAGACCAGATCTACGCCGACAAGGCCAGTCTGGTGGGCTCAATTGGCGTGACGGCGGCCGGTTACGGGTTTGTCGGCACCATGGAGAAGCTCGGTGTCGAGCGTCGGACCTACACGTCGGGCGAGCATAAGTCGTTCCTCGATCCTTTCCAGCCGCAAAAGCCTGAAGAGACCAGGTTCTGGCAGGGTGTACTGGATACCACTCACCAGCAATTCATCGCCAGCGTCAAAAAAGGCCGTGGCGATCGCCTGAAAGACAAGGAACATCCAGAGTTGTTCTCCGGGCTGGTCTGGTCGGGCGAGCAGGCGCTGCCATTGGGCTTGATCGATGGTCTGGGCAGTGCCAGTTCGGTGGCGCGTGACGTGATCGGCGAGAAAGAGCTGGTCGACTTCACGATTCAAGAGTCGACGTTCGACCGCTTCTCGAAGAGGCTCGGCGCCAGCGTGGCTGAACAGTTGGCCATGTGGATGGGTTTTCAAGGCCCGGCATTGCGATAA
- a CDS encoding HAD-IA family hydrolase: MSHPEYKLLIFDWDGTLADSIGRIVEAMHVASQRSGFQLRDDFAVKGIIGLGLPEAIRTLYPKIGDDELVAFRQHYADHYIASEAVPSPLFEGVVESLAAFRAEGYHLAVATGKARRGLDRVLKSHGWEDYFDITRAADETASKPHPLMLEQILAHCDVRPEQALMVGDSSFDLQMARNAGMDSVAVSYGAQSMEALRVFEPRLAIDHFSQLHAWLGQRAN, from the coding sequence GTGTCGCACCCTGAGTACAAGCTGCTGATCTTCGATTGGGATGGCACGCTTGCTGATTCCATTGGTCGGATTGTCGAGGCGATGCATGTGGCGTCGCAGCGGTCCGGTTTTCAGTTGCGCGATGATTTTGCCGTCAAAGGCATTATAGGTCTGGGGTTGCCGGAAGCGATTCGCACCCTGTACCCGAAGATCGGCGATGACGAGCTAGTGGCGTTTCGTCAGCACTATGCGGATCACTACATCGCGTCGGAGGCCGTGCCTTCGCCGTTGTTTGAGGGTGTGGTCGAGTCGCTTGCGGCGTTTCGTGCTGAGGGTTATCACCTGGCTGTGGCAACCGGCAAAGCGCGTCGCGGGCTGGACCGCGTGCTCAAGTCCCATGGCTGGGAAGATTATTTTGATATCACTCGCGCCGCCGATGAAACCGCCAGCAAGCCGCACCCGTTGATGCTCGAGCAGATTCTGGCCCATTGCGACGTCCGCCCGGAGCAGGCGTTGATGGTGGGGGATTCGTCGTTCGATCTGCAGATGGCGCGCAACGCCGGGATGGATTCGGTTGCCGTCAGCTATGGTGCTCAGTCGATGGAAGCCTTGCGCGTGTTCGAGCCGCGCCTGGCCATTGATCATTTTTCGCAATTGCACGCCTGGCTGGGTCAGCGGGCCAATTAA